In a genomic window of Arcticibacter tournemirensis:
- a CDS encoding AAA family ATPase, with product MKKIKEIKIQNFKAFQREQVFSVNGKHVLVYGNNGSGKSSLFWALYTLLQSSIKEDNGVQKYFRKYVASDKATHQTLKNVFMEDNEESFIKLTSIDTETKHEETFTISHDLINTNDDANTLIQELNIASDFINYKLLHNFYRASHKQEVNLWPVFERDIFPFLTEGTQNWLDVIIKAPTLDVPRTPKGAVASRNRKQLYIDQIDALNEKIQNLLNEISGHANKFLKDHFFEGKDVIKVSLSFDKKFRFDLIRNRIWEDNKQGHRFDDLHIKLGVEIYDDTIPEKWRAIERVQSFLNEAQLTRIAIGVRIGALRTRPLASARFKILVLDDMLISLDLSNRMDVVRIILNKEEKEDLKFFDGFQKFILTHDKGFFNLIRRNTDEEEWVYFNFSKDEKDSSAPKIKEDKTPLQKAIKNFEEDEFDACGNELRKEAEAILTEYLDPDMKKLNGDFETLSSKLEKAFNQLTGQRHQKFTQRFLLDLDLAKLKKIKSDYSTDGTLTPEEKANLDSIKIRLFDFLIEFNEKKNRKELLITETKDILDRIMNAASHHSENPLHREELKSAITKMVELKEHLKHD from the coding sequence ATGAAGAAGATTAAGGAAATAAAAATCCAAAACTTTAAGGCTTTTCAACGAGAGCAGGTTTTCTCTGTAAACGGAAAGCACGTTTTGGTTTACGGTAATAATGGTTCGGGAAAGTCCTCTTTATTTTGGGCATTGTACACACTTTTGCAAAGCAGTATCAAGGAAGATAACGGTGTACAAAAATATTTCAGAAAATATGTTGCTTCGGATAAAGCGACGCACCAAACCTTGAAAAACGTGTTTATGGAAGACAATGAAGAATCCTTCATCAAACTCACTTCCATAGACACTGAGACTAAACATGAAGAAACATTCACCATTTCTCACGATTTAATTAATACAAATGATGATGCCAATACACTGATCCAGGAACTCAACATAGCCAGTGATTTCATTAACTATAAGCTATTGCATAACTTTTATAGGGCTTCCCATAAACAAGAAGTAAACCTTTGGCCAGTTTTTGAGCGGGATATTTTTCCATTCTTGACCGAAGGCACCCAAAACTGGCTGGATGTAATTATCAAAGCCCCAACACTTGATGTTCCAAGAACGCCAAAGGGTGCGGTTGCATCACGTAACAGAAAGCAGCTTTACATTGACCAAATTGATGCGTTAAATGAAAAGATTCAAAATCTTCTAAATGAAATTTCCGGTCACGCTAATAAATTTTTGAAGGATCATTTCTTTGAGGGAAAAGACGTGATTAAGGTGTCCTTGAGTTTTGATAAGAAGTTTAGATTTGACTTAATTCGCAACAGAATTTGGGAAGACAATAAACAAGGACATCGCTTTGATGATTTACACATTAAACTAGGTGTTGAAATTTATGACGACACCATCCCGGAAAAATGGAGAGCCATTGAGCGAGTTCAGTCTTTTCTGAATGAAGCTCAATTGACCAGAATTGCCATTGGTGTTCGCATTGGTGCATTGCGAACAAGGCCTTTAGCAAGCGCCAGATTCAAAATTTTGGTTTTAGATGATATGCTTATCAGTTTGGACTTATCTAACCGCATGGACGTAGTTCGCATTATTCTGAACAAAGAAGAAAAGGAAGACCTAAAATTCTTTGATGGCTTTCAGAAATTCATCCTCACCCATGACAAAGGATTTTTTAACCTGATTCGCAGAAATACCGATGAAGAGGAATGGGTATACTTCAATTTCAGCAAGGATGAAAAAGACAGCTCAGCCCCCAAAATTAAAGAGGACAAAACGCCTCTTCAAAAAGCCATCAAAAACTTTGAAGAAGATGAATTTGATGCTTGCGGAAATGAGCTAAGAAAGGAAGCTGAAGCTATATTAACCGAGTACCTCGACCCGGATATGAAAAAACTGAACGGAGATTTTGAGACCTTAAGTTCTAAATTGGAGAAGGCATTTAACCAGTTGACAGGCCAAAGACACCAAAAATTCACACAACGTTTCTTGCTTGACCTGGACTTAGCCAAACTCAAGAAAATCAAGTCCGACTATTCGACAGACGGCACTTTGACACCGGAAGAGAAAGCAAATCTTGACAGTATCAAGATCCGACTATTTGATTTCCTGATTGAGTTTAATGAAAAGAAGAACAGAAAAGAATTACTTATCACCGAGACCAAAGACATCTTGGACAGAATCATGAATGCCGCATCACATCATTCAGAAAATCCACTGCACCGTGAAGAACTGAAAAGCGCAATAACGAAAATGGTTGAATTAAAGGAACATTTGAAGCATGATTAG
- a CDS encoding Eco57I restriction-modification methylase domain-containing protein encodes MRLQIFNQVNLLQALKALFKDLKVPMNYVADEPTTAKEILKDTYRDNDNFQLIDDVYFVGMVDDAAFEGNKSLDAEKIKSDYDGILIFGVTLKNRPNGLLPTRSQLAEISRAFNREFYYTPVVVIFKYGNYLAFANTERLKYKQEWREGEKAGKVSLLRDIHIEKPHSGHERILAELQIPITGTKKVDSFAKLYVYWQEVFSVSLLNKKFYQELSNWYFWATQHVTFPGEPTIADAHTKKAKLEDLLQEHRATNVIRMLTRLLFVWFVKEKKLIPEELFELDALQKDILNEIAPYHQVGSMFSERNKQSIYYKAILQNLFFATLNCPIEGDSLDKRKRGFRGEGYGTHRGIDYLMRYKQYFKNPDAFLEKLNQTVPFLNGGLFECLDDKFNNLYIDGFSDQMTKGNQLIVPDYLFFGVEEETDLSDIVGISDKKYKQAAVKGLINILKSYKFTITENTPIEEDVALDPELLGKVFENLLASYNPETKTTARKQTGSFYTPREIVNYMVDESLIAYLKNAIPDWGGLDDETLDKELHVLTSFDSKVPFADNPTLQRKIITALSTCTILDPACGSGAFPMGVLQKMVHILQKFDPDNKVWKEVQLEKARKESEAAFEIEDKQAREERLLEINEAFDQNINDPDYARKLFLIENCIYGVDIQPIAVQISKLRFFISLVVEQKPSDKPANNFDIRPLPNLETKFVAANTLIGIKKDGGLFETDEVKKLENELRIVRHKIFSLKSKERKIVWREKDKELRERLSNVLKNQGLPLETAEKLANWDPYNQNASSPFFDSEWMFGIKNGFDVVTGNPPYKQISKGLFSVEQFPYSEGKDKGKQNFYKVFVEASKNLSTKETGIACMIVQSSLLCDLSSTHTRELLLSKTTIEEILEFPKTAPTKEGQVFENVLQGTCIYRFTNRKPTKSHEFKISINNDVTTLERIKYESVVQNSLFELYPDTYYIPLVNEGDFNAMLLAKNSTQPLNNFIQSINQGDLNLTSSSDFFSNRNTGIKLFRGKNIQRYHLINEVDEYIIEGFKNDKVNFNRIHKFLVCQEITGTTDKYRLHFCVTKLNQNYLFGHTANKILVKKDYLPEALGVILNSKFLDWLFRKTSTNNHVMGYEIIQFPIPIKFREYDDLLKDLYFIMNHINTDRRSNNTAFEQTINGVIFNLYFPKHMRERGIDVLEFVEQEIQEVMQGRDFEKLNDPEKEQVIEALHATWGHPDNEVRNRIKLFAVRSPEILKPILES; translated from the coding sequence ATGAGACTTCAGATATTCAATCAGGTTAATTTACTTCAGGCACTCAAAGCGCTTTTCAAAGACTTGAAGGTGCCCATGAATTATGTGGCAGACGAACCCACTACAGCCAAGGAAATCCTCAAAGACACCTACAGGGACAATGACAATTTCCAACTCATTGATGATGTGTATTTCGTAGGTATGGTGGACGATGCTGCCTTTGAAGGCAATAAATCTTTGGATGCAGAGAAAATAAAATCCGACTATGACGGTATTCTAATTTTCGGGGTAACGCTTAAAAACAGACCCAACGGACTACTCCCTACCCGTTCGCAATTGGCAGAAATTTCAAGAGCGTTTAATCGTGAGTTTTACTACACCCCTGTGGTGGTGATTTTCAAATATGGAAACTATTTAGCCTTTGCTAATACCGAGCGTCTAAAATACAAGCAGGAATGGCGTGAAGGGGAAAAAGCCGGAAAAGTAAGCTTGCTGCGTGATATTCATATCGAGAAACCTCATTCGGGTCATGAACGTATTTTAGCAGAACTGCAAATTCCTATCACTGGAACTAAGAAAGTGGATTCTTTCGCTAAACTCTATGTCTATTGGCAGGAAGTATTCAGCGTAAGCCTGCTCAACAAAAAATTCTATCAGGAACTTTCTAATTGGTATTTCTGGGCTACTCAACATGTAACCTTTCCGGGGGAGCCAACTATAGCAGATGCCCATACAAAAAAGGCCAAACTGGAAGACCTGCTACAGGAACATCGGGCAACCAATGTAATACGGATGCTTACCCGTTTACTTTTTGTTTGGTTCGTCAAAGAGAAAAAGCTGATTCCCGAAGAACTTTTTGAACTGGATGCTTTACAAAAAGATATTTTGAATGAAATTGCTCCTTACCATCAGGTTGGTTCAATGTTTTCTGAACGTAATAAACAAAGTATCTACTATAAAGCCATTTTGCAAAACTTATTTTTTGCTACGCTCAATTGTCCCATTGAAGGCGACAGTTTGGACAAACGTAAGCGGGGCTTCCGGGGGGAAGGTTATGGCACACACCGAGGCATTGATTACTTGATGCGTTATAAGCAGTATTTTAAAAACCCGGATGCCTTTTTAGAAAAACTGAACCAAACTGTTCCATTTTTAAACGGTGGTCTTTTTGAATGTCTGGATGATAAATTCAACAACCTCTATATTGACGGCTTCTCTGACCAAATGACCAAAGGCAATCAACTCATTGTGCCCGATTACCTCTTTTTTGGCGTGGAAGAAGAAACCGACCTGAGCGACATAGTAGGTATCAGCGATAAAAAGTATAAACAAGCTGCTGTAAAGGGACTGATTAACATCCTGAAATCTTACAAGTTTACCATTACCGAAAACACCCCGATTGAAGAAGATGTGGCACTTGACCCAGAACTATTGGGAAAGGTATTTGAAAACCTTTTAGCAAGCTACAACCCCGAAACCAAAACAACCGCTCGTAAACAAACAGGCTCATTCTACACCCCGCGAGAGATTGTAAACTATATGGTGGATGAAAGTCTGATTGCTTACCTCAAAAACGCTATTCCTGATTGGGGCGGCTTGGATGATGAAACTTTAGATAAGGAACTCCATGTCTTGACTTCATTTGATAGCAAAGTGCCTTTTGCCGACAATCCCACATTGCAGCGAAAAATTATTACAGCATTAAGTACTTGCACCATTCTCGACCCTGCTTGTGGGTCGGGTGCTTTCCCTATGGGAGTATTGCAGAAAATGGTGCATATTCTGCAAAAGTTCGACCCAGATAATAAAGTTTGGAAAGAAGTTCAATTAGAAAAAGCCCGCAAGGAAAGTGAAGCGGCATTTGAAATAGAAGACAAACAAGCCCGTGAAGAACGATTGCTGGAAATAAACGAAGCCTTTGATCAAAACATCAACGACCCAGACTACGCCCGCAAATTGTTTCTAATAGAAAACTGTATTTATGGGGTAGATATACAGCCTATTGCGGTACAGATTTCCAAACTTCGATTTTTTATTTCACTTGTTGTGGAACAAAAGCCAAGCGACAAACCTGCGAACAACTTTGATATTAGACCACTACCTAACCTTGAAACGAAGTTTGTAGCTGCAAATACTCTCATAGGTATCAAAAAAGATGGTGGTTTATTTGAAACGGATGAAGTAAAAAAACTTGAAAACGAGCTTAGGATTGTTCGACACAAAATATTCAGTCTTAAATCCAAAGAAAGAAAAATTGTATGGAGAGAAAAAGATAAGGAATTGAGAGAGAGACTATCCAATGTTTTAAAGAACCAAGGTTTGCCTTTAGAAACCGCTGAAAAATTAGCAAATTGGGATCCTTACAACCAAAATGCATCTTCGCCATTTTTTGATTCGGAATGGATGTTTGGGATTAAAAATGGATTCGATGTTGTGACTGGCAATCCACCATATAAGCAAATATCAAAAGGATTGTTTAGTGTGGAGCAATTTCCCTACTCTGAAGGCAAAGACAAAGGGAAGCAAAATTTTTATAAGGTATTCGTTGAAGCCTCTAAGAATCTAAGCACTAAGGAAACAGGTATCGCATGTATGATTGTTCAAAGCAGTTTATTATGTGACCTGTCATCAACTCACACAAGAGAATTATTATTGAGTAAAACCACCATCGAAGAAATATTAGAATTTCCCAAAACTGCGCCCACAAAAGAAGGACAGGTTTTTGAGAATGTTTTACAAGGCACGTGTATCTATCGTTTCACAAACAGGAAACCAACTAAAAGCCATGAATTTAAAATTTCTATTAATAACGATGTTACAACACTAGAGAGAATTAAATATGAATCAGTAGTTCAAAATTCACTTTTTGAATTATACCCTGATACCTATTACATACCCTTAGTAAATGAAGGTGATTTTAATGCAATGCTTTTAGCCAAAAACTCCACACAGCCGCTTAATAACTTTATTCAAAGCATTAATCAGGGAGACCTAAATTTAACAAGTTCAAGTGATTTTTTCTCTAATAGAAATACCGGCATAAAACTATTTCGTGGTAAAAATATCCAGAGATATCATTTAATTAATGAGGTAGATGAATATATTATTGAAGGCTTTAAAAATGATAAAGTTAATTTCAATAGGATACACAAGTTTCTTGTTTGTCAAGAAATCACAGGTACTACAGATAAATACAGACTACATTTTTGTGTAACAAAGCTTAATCAGAATTACCTCTTTGGCCATACCGCCAATAAAATATTAGTTAAAAAGGACTATTTACCAGAAGCTTTAGGAGTTATTCTTAATTCAAAATTTTTAGACTGGCTTTTTAGAAAAACCTCGACTAACAATCATGTGATGGGTTATGAAATTATACAGTTTCCCATACCAATAAAGTTTAGAGAATATGATGATCTGCTTAAGGACTTATATTTTATAATGAATCATATTAATACGGATAGAAGGTCAAATAATACAGCTTTTGAGCAAACAATTAATGGTGTAATTTTCAACCTCTACTTCCCCAAACACATGAGAGAGCGTGGCATCGATGTTTTGGAGTTTGTGGAGCAGGAGATACAAGAAGTAATGCAGGGCCGGGATTTTGAAAAGCTAAATGACCCGGAAAAAGAGCAAGTAATAGAAGCCCTGCATGCCACATGGGGCCATCCTGATAATGAAGTCCGCAACAGAATCAAGTTGTTTGCTGTGCGTAGCCCGGAGATTTTAAAACCGATATTGGAAAGCTAA
- a CDS encoding helicase-related protein, with translation MILDNENENLKVHEWIASYTEQGKLDIVTGYFTIGALAWLSKTVNDKISDFRLVLGDIVNVDSIDNRPLDLLNENISIEASLKLSSISKEAVAFLKQDKVVAKTLEPNFCHAKSYLFNPLNKDDRAKYFISGSSNLTEAGIGLKHTNNIELNIAETGNSNQYKELVEWFEALWIRPQAHKEKTLVAPDGTKSKIDFKQYLINEIEKIFITYTPRELYYKVLFELFGNQLLETENDPDFNRQIGRLENSIVYNTLYEFQKKGVLSLIRMLQKYNGAILADAVGLGKTWSALAVIKFFQLQGREVLLLCPKKLDHNWRRYLKHQDSRFEKDQFDFFLRFHTDMHEERVEKYIDRADKYFTNDKPKLIVIDESHNLRNDKSNRYKFLLERILKENEDIKVLLLSATPINNSLNDIRNQFKLMLQGDVGGYEETLSIRNLDYTFRTAQKVFNEWREEPRPRISDFIKKLPANFFTLTDSLIVARTRKMIEGQQTGLAFPTKSKPVNLFVTPSQLGNFESFEELFDHFPPMLSGYQPSFYLEEENEEEKDILHDERQRDRFLVKMLYILMVKRLESSWFSFQSTVEKIKDHHQNALDKIKAYQEGRGNSKLNEKNENLFYDDNLQDDYEELTLGKKRKINLSDIDAAGNLENFKKDLKKDLDALGNLFINLQKFENKIQKETIRPGNLNSSDDKLQALIAEINKKRASGENNSNLKVVIFTVYRDTAQYLFNQLKSRGFDKLALVSGTGSQTSDSEEETKNFEPILERFAPFTKLFKEKEWDFHTTQKGIEAYHEWITWIAQNHPKTYTKVQQSIDILIATDALSEGQNLQDADMVINYDIHWNPVRIIQRLGRIDRLGSPNKKIFGINFWPSNNINSYLNLQKRIEHRMAAMKLTGSEVDEAFSETFQEMVFDESLDQRMNNRMMEQMQVTLEDLDGEKTFGFDHLSLEKYRQDLLEEFNKDKAKYLRMPKGVYTGFKADTTVCAENGLIALLGYPARPAKAPQHAYTVFDLIYINEQGKLVLLNQKDVLDALTHHKDKDRFVPDAVDKGDDKAIQKLVNAIKAWLDSQAAEEQIQTDGSTKKVMGTEAKDLLSKLRKGDKEALSRVRQNVRVDEKFQLDNFDLITWFLVTA, from the coding sequence ATGATATTAGATAACGAAAATGAAAATTTAAAAGTCCATGAGTGGATTGCCTCTTATACGGAACAGGGTAAATTAGACATTGTAACCGGTTATTTTACTATCGGTGCGCTTGCTTGGCTTTCAAAAACTGTTAACGATAAAATTTCAGACTTTAGGCTTGTACTTGGAGATATAGTAAATGTTGATTCAATAGACAACCGACCTCTAGACTTATTAAATGAAAACATTAGCATTGAAGCATCTCTCAAACTAAGCAGCATATCAAAAGAAGCAGTTGCTTTTTTAAAACAAGACAAAGTCGTAGCAAAAACTTTAGAGCCGAATTTTTGTCATGCAAAAAGTTATTTGTTTAATCCTCTGAACAAAGATGATCGAGCGAAATATTTTATTTCTGGAAGTTCAAACCTTACAGAAGCTGGAATCGGACTAAAGCATACGAACAATATTGAATTGAATATTGCTGAGACAGGCAATAGCAATCAATATAAAGAACTTGTAGAATGGTTTGAAGCGCTGTGGATAAGACCACAAGCACATAAGGAAAAGACTTTGGTCGCTCCTGACGGGACCAAATCAAAGATTGATTTCAAACAATACCTTATAAATGAAATAGAAAAGATTTTCATCACATACACACCGAGAGAACTTTACTACAAGGTGCTCTTTGAATTATTCGGCAATCAACTACTAGAAACTGAAAACGACCCTGATTTTAACAGACAAATTGGTCGCTTGGAAAACTCTATAGTTTATAACACTCTTTATGAGTTCCAGAAAAAAGGTGTACTAAGTTTAATTAGAATGCTCCAAAAATATAACGGGGCTATTTTGGCTGATGCTGTAGGTTTGGGTAAAACATGGAGTGCTCTTGCAGTGATTAAATTCTTTCAACTTCAAGGACGTGAGGTTTTATTGCTTTGTCCCAAAAAGCTAGACCATAACTGGAGAAGATATTTAAAGCATCAAGATTCACGTTTTGAAAAGGATCAATTTGACTTTTTTTTGCGATTCCATACGGACATGCACGAAGAGCGGGTTGAAAAATACATTGACAGAGCTGACAAATACTTTACTAATGACAAGCCAAAGTTGATTGTCATTGATGAAAGCCACAACCTTAGAAATGACAAATCAAACCGTTATAAATTTTTACTCGAACGAATACTTAAAGAAAATGAAGATATAAAGGTATTGTTACTATCAGCCACGCCTATAAATAATTCACTAAACGACATCCGCAATCAATTCAAACTGATGTTACAAGGTGATGTTGGTGGCTATGAAGAAACCTTGAGCATCAGAAATTTGGACTATACTTTCAGAACAGCACAAAAAGTGTTCAACGAATGGCGGGAAGAACCAAGACCGAGAATTAGTGATTTCATCAAAAAGTTACCAGCAAACTTCTTTACGCTTACTGATTCATTAATAGTTGCCAGAACTCGAAAGATGATTGAAGGGCAGCAAACAGGATTAGCCTTTCCGACTAAGTCAAAACCTGTAAATCTTTTTGTTACACCAAGTCAATTAGGAAATTTTGAGTCTTTCGAAGAATTATTTGACCATTTCCCTCCAATGCTTTCGGGATATCAACCTTCATTTTACTTGGAAGAAGAAAACGAAGAAGAAAAGGACATACTTCATGATGAAAGACAAAGAGACCGCTTCTTGGTTAAAATGCTGTATATCTTGATGGTTAAGAGATTGGAATCATCTTGGTTTTCATTTCAATCAACAGTCGAAAAAATTAAGGACCATCACCAAAATGCTTTGGATAAAATCAAAGCATATCAGGAAGGGAGAGGCAATAGTAAACTAAATGAAAAGAATGAAAACCTTTTTTATGATGATAACTTGCAGGACGATTACGAAGAACTCACATTAGGTAAAAAGCGGAAAATCAATCTTTCGGATATTGATGCAGCAGGAAACTTGGAGAACTTTAAAAAGGATTTAAAAAAAGATCTAGATGCACTCGGAAACCTGTTTATCAATCTTCAAAAGTTTGAAAATAAAATCCAGAAAGAAACTATACGTCCTGGAAATCTAAATTCATCAGATGACAAACTTCAAGCATTGATAGCTGAAATAAATAAAAAAAGAGCTTCAGGTGAGAATAACAGTAACCTAAAAGTTGTAATCTTCACCGTATATCGTGATACCGCTCAATATCTTTTTAATCAATTGAAAAGTCGTGGTTTTGATAAGTTGGCTTTGGTTTCAGGTACCGGGTCACAAACCAGCGATTCAGAAGAGGAAACTAAAAACTTTGAGCCTATCTTGGAGCGCTTTGCACCTTTCACCAAACTTTTCAAGGAAAAAGAATGGGACTTTCATACAACCCAAAAAGGAATAGAAGCATATCATGAGTGGATTACTTGGATTGCACAAAACCATCCAAAGACATATACCAAGGTTCAACAATCGATTGATATCCTGATTGCCACCGATGCATTGAGCGAAGGGCAAAACCTGCAAGATGCTGACATGGTAATTAATTACGATATCCATTGGAATCCAGTAAGAATCATTCAACGATTAGGTCGTATTGACCGTTTGGGAAGTCCAAACAAGAAAATATTTGGCATCAACTTCTGGCCTTCAAACAATATTAATTCTTATCTAAATCTTCAAAAGAGAATTGAACATCGAATGGCCGCTATGAAATTAACCGGGTCAGAAGTAGATGAAGCATTTTCAGAGACGTTTCAGGAAATGGTTTTTGATGAAAGTTTAGACCAACGAATGAATAATCGGATGATGGAACAGATGCAAGTCACCTTAGAGGATTTAGATGGTGAAAAAACATTTGGCTTTGATCATTTATCGTTGGAAAAATACAGGCAAGATTTACTGGAAGAGTTCAATAAAGATAAAGCCAAATATCTGCGGATGCCTAAAGGCGTTTATACAGGTTTTAAAGCCGATACCACTGTCTGTGCAGAAAACGGTTTGATTGCTTTGCTGGGCTATCCGGCTCGACCTGCAAAAGCACCACAACATGCATACACAGTTTTTGACCTCATTTACATCAATGAACAAGGCAAATTAGTTTTGCTAAACCAGAAAGATGTACTTGATGCCTTAACCCATCATAAAGATAAAGACAGATTTGTACCCGATGCTGTGGATAAAGGCGATGATAAAGCTATTCAAAAATTGGTAAATGCCATTAAAGCATGGTTGGATAGTCAAGCCGCAGAAGAACAAATACAAACAGACGGAAGTACTAAAAAAGTAATGGGCACAGAAGCAAAAGACCTTTTGTCAAAATTGAGAAAGGGGGATAAAGAAGCCTTATCAAGAGTAAGGCAAAACGTCAGAGTGGATGAAAAATTCCAACTGGACAATTTCGATTTAATCACTTGGTTTTTAGTAACAGCATAG
- a CDS encoding nucleotidyl transferase AbiEii/AbiGii toxin family protein — MIKPGEIQQKAREVGVRDQQIEKDYILSWILKGVSQHDQLSNIMVFKGGTVLKKIYFADYRFSEDLDFTLLTNEITNAQIFAWFKEAFEYIRDEANIPLEIIDNNEHEDGGINFYISYVGPLGGQGNNKRVKVDISRSEKLEFEPVLNPAFIDYTDLDEYNLLCYPLEEVLIEKLRSVMQRMAARDFYDIWYLLVEHGMEADFYLDEFRKKCASKGLNPTDFHKKLTERLPQYKGRWKSSMSEQIKDLPEFDKVERDVLRHVRKINFND; from the coding sequence ATGATTAAACCCGGAGAAATACAGCAAAAAGCAAGAGAAGTCGGGGTTCGTGACCAACAGATAGAGAAAGACTATATCCTCTCCTGGATATTAAAAGGTGTGTCTCAACATGACCAGCTTTCAAACATCATGGTATTCAAAGGTGGCACTGTATTAAAGAAAATCTATTTCGCAGACTATAGGTTTTCAGAAGATCTTGATTTTACTTTGTTAACCAACGAGATCACCAATGCACAAATATTTGCATGGTTTAAAGAAGCATTTGAATATATCCGGGACGAAGCAAATATTCCCCTTGAAATAATCGACAATAACGAGCATGAAGACGGCGGGATAAACTTCTATATCAGTTATGTAGGGCCATTGGGTGGACAAGGCAATAATAAACGGGTAAAAGTGGATATTTCCAGAAGCGAAAAACTTGAATTTGAACCTGTCTTAAATCCTGCTTTTATTGATTATACTGATTTAGATGAATACAACCTACTATGTTATCCACTCGAAGAAGTATTGATTGAAAAGCTACGCTCTGTAATGCAGCGTATGGCAGCAAGGGATTTCTACGATATATGGTATTTATTGGTAGAGCATGGAATGGAAGCTGATTTTTATTTAGACGAGTTTAGAAAAAAATGCGCAAGCAAGGGATTAAATCCTACAGATTTTCATAAGAAGTTAACAGAACGCCTACCCCAATATAAAGGCCGTTGGAAAAGTTCTATGAGCGAACAGATAAAAGACTTACCTGAATTTGATAAAGTAGAACGCGACGTATTAAGACATGTAAGGAAAATAAATTTTAATGATTAA
- a CDS encoding type IV toxin-antitoxin system AbiEi family antitoxin domain-containing protein: protein MRNKYISTQSNELLSYFNEQDRFCFGYAEAFKALPESGESAVKELLSDMTKRGLLMRLKEGVYYIIPYEQDAETFMPDWHLIPEFIVKDAQYYIGYYSALQIHNLITQPSLKEQIVVSKQLRPSVIKIKNVPFQFIYHNPDHFFGMKKIWIDNFHKVQCSDLEKTVIDCLFKPDYAGGIVEIARAIGISANQIKFDKLLEYAKRFKSQAVIKRLGFLLELLEIDNPIIEKLLKEKTASYVLLDTELPKSGKMISRWGIQQNLETETIKSAIYT, encoded by the coding sequence ATGAGAAATAAGTACATCTCTACACAGTCAAATGAACTCCTGTCATACTTTAATGAACAGGACAGGTTTTGCTTTGGTTATGCAGAGGCTTTCAAGGCTTTACCCGAATCAGGCGAAAGTGCAGTAAAGGAATTATTAAGCGATATGACCAAGAGGGGGCTTTTAATGCGCCTAAAAGAGGGCGTTTATTATATTATACCCTACGAACAGGATGCTGAAACATTTATGCCTGACTGGCACCTAATACCGGAATTCATCGTAAAAGATGCCCAATATTATATTGGCTACTATTCTGCGTTGCAAATTCATAATTTGATTACACAGCCATCCCTGAAAGAGCAAATCGTGGTTTCCAAACAGCTTAGGCCTTCAGTAATTAAGATTAAAAACGTTCCCTTTCAGTTTATATACCATAATCCGGACCATTTCTTTGGTATGAAAAAGATTTGGATTGACAACTTTCATAAAGTACAATGTTCAGATCTTGAAAAAACAGTTATCGACTGTCTTTTTAAGCCTGATTATGCAGGAGGCATCGTTGAGATTGCAAGGGCGATTGGCATTTCTGCAAATCAAATTAAATTTGATAAGCTACTGGAATATGCAAAAAGGTTTAAGTCACAGGCAGTTATCAAGCGGCTTGGTTTTCTCCTGGAGCTGTTAGAAATTGATAACCCGATTATAGAAAAATTATTAAAGGAGAAGACGGCCTCTTATGTTTTATTAGATACTGAACTACCTAAGTCAGGAAAAATGATAAGCAGATGGGGTATCCAACAAAATCTGGAAACAGAAACCATTAAATCAGCTATTTATACATGA
- a CDS encoding helix-turn-helix domain-containing protein: MPYQKEDIIKKIGSNIRSCRKDKQISIEKLALEAGLDYSQICRIERGIINTSVYQLYLISKTLDVPIITFFTEI, from the coding sequence ATGCCTTATCAAAAAGAAGACATAATTAAAAAAATCGGAAGCAACATTAGAAGCTGTAGAAAAGACAAACAGATTTCTATAGAAAAGCTAGCCTTAGAAGCAGGACTGGATTATTCCCAGATTTGCCGGATCGAACGCGGAATAATTAACACCAGCGTATATCAGTTATATCTCATTTCCAAAACCCTGGATGTACCAATCATAACTTTTTTCACAGAAATATAG